The proteins below come from a single Procambarus clarkii isolate CNS0578487 chromosome 44, FALCON_Pclarkii_2.0, whole genome shotgun sequence genomic window:
- the LOC123745384 gene encoding protein BCCIP homolog, which translates to MSGLKKARAVFPEEEYVPEDDSDGEDEHDDMIGQNVNVDFEGFQANDGDFHGIKRLLQQNFRGLNVDISGIADTIISQNYVGSVIKQVGGDDDEDDDDEDMPTTSEEDAEQVFGVTTIINLTSRKDEKCIAELRTALVEKCSSHGSDSTSRLLRDILGNESKHVGLLISERLVNLPPQFSLPVFESLRKEVNEAKAKNMPYDFAYLLLICKVFKMEKKKKKKMVETELWSNPEEEVIAEESVANFEYCVKGDTGMSGDWDDDDDQYTPYRRVLLLNASQLAEIIAKVKQAI; encoded by the exons ATGTCGGGTCTTAAGAAAGCTCGAGCTGTCTTCCCCGAGGAGGAGTATGTCCCCGAGGACGACAGTGACGGAGAGGACGAGCACGATGACATGATAGGACAGAAC GTTAATGTTGATTTTGAAGGCTTCCAGGCCAATGATGGAGACTTCCATGGCATAAAGAGGCTTCTTCAGCAAAATTTTCGTGGCTTAAATGTTGATATATCAGGCATCGCAGACACCATTATTTCTCAAAACTATGTTGGCTCCGTTATTAag cAAGTGGGTGGTGATGATGACGAAGACGACGACGATGAAGATATGCCCACAACCAGTGAAGAGGATGCTGAGCAAGTATTTGGTGTGACCACCATTATCAACCTAACATCCAGGAAA GATGAAAAATGCATAGCAGAGCTCAGAACAGCTTTAGTTGAAAAATGTTCAAGCCATGGTAGTGACTCGACTAGTCGGTTGCTTCGTGACATATTGGGCAATGAAAGCAAGCATGTGGGCCTCCTTATTTCTGAGCGGCTAGTAAACCTTCCCCCACAGTTCTCTCTCCCAGTGTTTGAGAGCTTAAG GAAGGAGGTAAATGAAGCGAAGGCAAAAAATATGCCTTATGATTTTGCATACCTATTGTTGATTTGCAAAGTTTTCAAGAtggagaagaaaaagaagaaaaagatGGTCGAGACTGAGCTGTGGAGTAACCCCGAAGAGGAGGtcattgctgag GAGAGTGTTGCAAACTTTGAATACTGCGTGAAGGGTGATACTGGTATGTCTGGAGACTGGGATGACGATGATGATCAGTACACTCCATACCGACGGGTTCTTCTCCTCAATGCTTCACAATTGGCAGAAATAATTGCTAAAGTCAAGCAAGCCATATAA